A single region of the Selenomonas sp. oral taxon 920 genome encodes:
- a CDS encoding siphovirus Gp157 family protein has product MPARPLYELAAGFNALFDLVLDETMDLELLEEGLQSIECALEEKCAGGIALIKSLEAYAEAYRKEEKRFEAQRQILENRIKRIKEWYRQNLDAMGKTKVPTKYGVMSVQKNGGKQPLKIDDAALIPEAYLVTVPAHKEVNREALYEALSGGEEVPGARLEPRGRSLRIK; this is encoded by the coding sequence ATGCCGGCACGACCGCTTTATGAGCTTGCTGCAGGTTTCAACGCGCTCTTTGACCTCGTCTTGGATGAAACGATGGACTTGGAACTTTTGGAAGAGGGGCTGCAGTCCATCGAGTGCGCCCTTGAGGAGAAATGCGCGGGCGGCATCGCGCTCATCAAATCGCTGGAAGCGTATGCGGAGGCATACAGGAAGGAAGAGAAACGCTTTGAAGCGCAGCGGCAGATTTTAGAGAACCGCATCAAACGAATCAAGGAGTGGTACCGGCAGAACCTCGATGCGATGGGGAAAACCAAAGTTCCCACCAAGTATGGTGTCATGAGCGTTCAGAAGAACGGCGGCAAACAGCCCCTCAAGATTGACGATGCCGCTCTTATCCCGGAGGCATACCTCGTCACTGTGCCGGCGCATAAGGAAGTGAATCGCGAGGCTCTCTATGAGGCATTAAGCGGCGGCGAGGAAGTCCCCGGCGCACGTTTGGAGCCGAGAGGACGGAGTCTTCGGATCAAGTAG
- a CDS encoding RNA polymerase sigma factor: protein MKITLYYEDKLHPTVLEVPEEECTVMVETDYRQRLDEAEDKNAVQRRTAQEILDAEVNAPTFRRNRTETRRHVHLSADDLDRRRADAMPDVSTALLGADYSELHHAIAQLRPQQRELLRRVFWEGVRQSEIARQEGVLESTISERMRRIYQRLRKFLPDKKNFL from the coding sequence ATGAAAATCACTCTGTATTACGAAGACAAGCTCCATCCGACTGTTTTGGAAGTTCCCGAGGAGGAATGCACCGTCATGGTGGAGACGGACTATCGGCAGCGTCTGGATGAAGCCGAGGACAAGAACGCAGTTCAGCGGCGCACGGCACAGGAGATTTTGGATGCCGAGGTCAATGCTCCAACCTTCCGAAGGAATCGCACCGAGACGCGCCGTCATGTCCACTTGTCTGCCGATGATCTTGACCGCCGGAGGGCGGATGCCATGCCCGATGTGTCGACGGCTTTGCTCGGCGCGGATTATTCGGAGCTTCATCACGCCATTGCGCAGCTTCGTCCGCAGCAACGGGAGCTTCTGCGGCGTGTGTTCTGGGAAGGCGTGCGCCAGTCGGAGATTGCGCGTCAGGAGGGCGTATTGGAAAGCACCATATCGGAGCGGATGCGGCGCATCTATCAGCGGCTCAGGAAATTCTTGCCCGACAAGAAAAATTTTCTCTAA